One Synechococcus sp. JA-2-3B'a(2-13) genomic window carries:
- a CDS encoding ABC transporter ATP-binding protein has protein sequence MTGSHLRQLAHYLRPYRRQVGLGIGSLLLVNGLGVFLPWYVKLVIDDLSQNLATLSARRIALYALTVLVVSSLMMGIRIASRVWMFGVGRQVEFHLKQAIFEHLLTLQPSYFAQQTIGDILTCITSDVENIRRLLGFALLNLANTIFAYATTLPAMFGIEPRLSTLALSVFPVMLVLVKLSSNRLQQEQLQVQQELADLSDLIQEDLNGIALIKVYSQEQHEQREFRRQNQRLLQANLRLALTRNLLFPSLVALVSLSLLLLLAVGGPQIAAGTLTIGDFSALTLYVERLVFPTALLGFTITAYQRGQVSLERIDALLGVEPTIRDAPGALPLSLERVQGRLEARGLAFAFAGPAAAPALEDLHFCIEPGQMVAVVGPIGAGKSTLANALLRLLEIQPGQLFLDGQDITQIQLGSLRRAIAYVPQESFLFSATVRDNIRYGKPDAEDWEVEWAAKAAHIHAEILNFPKGYDTLVGERGITLSGGQRQRVALARALLVDAPILILDDSLSSVDNQTAQAILRHLRRVTAQKTVIFITHRLTAAVEADQIWVMDQGRLVQKGSHAELLADEKGLYASLWAKQKLEEALA, from the coding sequence GTGACCGGATCCCATCTCCGACAATTGGCCCATTATCTGCGCCCCTATCGACGACAGGTGGGGTTGGGCATTGGATCCCTGCTCCTGGTCAATGGCCTGGGGGTGTTCCTGCCCTGGTACGTCAAGCTGGTCATCGATGACCTGAGCCAGAACCTGGCCACTTTGTCGGCCCGGCGCATTGCCCTTTACGCCCTAACGGTGCTGGTCGTCTCCAGCCTGATGATGGGCATTCGCATTGCCTCGCGGGTGTGGATGTTTGGGGTGGGACGGCAGGTGGAGTTTCACCTCAAGCAAGCCATCTTCGAGCATTTGCTCACCCTGCAGCCTTCCTACTTTGCCCAGCAGACCATCGGGGACATTCTCACCTGCATCACCAGCGATGTGGAAAACATCCGCCGCCTGTTGGGGTTCGCCCTACTCAATTTGGCCAACACGATCTTTGCCTATGCCACCACCTTGCCCGCCATGTTTGGCATCGAGCCCCGTCTGAGCACCTTGGCGCTGTCGGTGTTTCCGGTGATGTTGGTGCTGGTGAAGTTGAGCAGCAACCGCCTGCAGCAGGAGCAGCTCCAGGTGCAGCAGGAGTTGGCGGATCTGAGCGATCTCATTCAAGAGGACCTGAACGGCATTGCCCTGATCAAGGTGTACAGCCAGGAACAGCACGAGCAGCGGGAGTTTCGCCGCCAGAACCAGCGGCTGCTGCAGGCCAATTTGCGCTTGGCCCTCACTCGCAACTTGCTTTTCCCTTCTTTGGTGGCGCTGGTCAGCCTCAGTTTGTTGCTACTGCTGGCGGTGGGGGGGCCGCAGATTGCGGCAGGGACGCTGACCATCGGGGATTTTTCGGCCCTCACCCTCTACGTGGAACGGTTGGTATTTCCCACCGCCCTGCTGGGCTTCACCATCACGGCCTACCAGCGGGGGCAGGTCAGCTTGGAGCGGATCGATGCTCTGTTGGGGGTAGAACCCACCATCCGAGACGCCCCAGGCGCTTTGCCGTTGTCTCTGGAGAGGGTGCAGGGTCGCCTCGAGGCCAGAGGTCTCGCGTTTGCCTTCGCCGGCCCTGCGGCAGCTCCGGCTCTAGAGGATTTGCACTTTTGCATAGAACCGGGCCAGATGGTGGCGGTGGTGGGGCCGATTGGGGCGGGCAAGTCCACTCTGGCCAATGCCCTTCTTCGGCTGCTGGAGATCCAGCCGGGGCAACTGTTTTTGGATGGGCAGGATATCACCCAGATTCAACTGGGATCCCTGCGCCGGGCCATTGCCTATGTGCCCCAGGAGAGCTTCCTGTTCAGCGCCACGGTCCGGGATAACATTCGCTACGGCAAGCCGGATGCCGAAGATTGGGAGGTGGAATGGGCTGCCAAAGCCGCCCACATCCACGCCGAGATCCTCAACTTTCCCAAGGGCTACGACACTCTGGTGGGAGAGCGGGGCATTACCCTCTCCGGTGGCCAGCGACAGCGGGTGGCCTTGGCTCGGGCTTTACTGGTGGATGCTCCCATCTTGATCCTGGATGACTCTCTCTCCAGCGTGGACAATCAGACGGCTCAGGCCATTCTTCGCCATCTGCGTCGGGTCACGGCCCAGAAAACGGTGATCTTCATCACCCATCGCCTTACGGCTGCGGTGGAGGCCGATCAGATTTGGGTGATGGACCAGGGCCGCCTTGTGCAGAAGGGATCCCATGCCGAATTGCTGGCGGACGAGAAGGGCCTCTACGCTTCTCTGTGGGCCAAGCAAAAGCTGGAGGAAGCCCTGGCCTAA
- a CDS encoding UDP-N-acetylmuramoyl-L-alanyl-D-glutamate--2,6-diaminopimelate ligase, whose amino-acid sequence METAGITLSKLLHQAGIQPQLAQGSLEGVQVWGLCADSRQVQPGDLFLGMPGSRVDGGSFVAQALAAGAVAALISQEAWESVSGEAGWGSQPVLVLPRASLNRAVAQVAAAFYGFPARQLTLVGVTGTNGKTTTTHLIEHLVQAAGRSAALLGTLYNRWPGYSEVASHTTLFPPELQRSLREAQRAGAEVAVMEVSSHALAQDRVWGCSFAAAVWTNLTQDHLDFHGSMENYWQAKATLFRQEYLQGRAVINADDAGGRRLLQAIRPDLQPWAYSLQPLQGIPGLWPSNVQLHPSGLQATLHTPSGAFAVAAPLVGSFNLANLLAAVGVALHLGIPVEIIQSALPHFPGVPGRMERVTLPGQDIAVIVDYAHTPDGLENLLKALRSQVQGQLICVFGCGGDRDRGKRPQMGRIAATWADQVIVTSDNPRTEDPQQILRDILAGIPGSPRAVEVDRRQAIRLAILAAQPGDTVVIAGKGHEDYQILGTEKIHFDDREEARAALALREKSRG is encoded by the coding sequence ATGGAAACTGCTGGGATCACTTTGTCCAAATTGCTCCACCAAGCTGGGATCCAGCCTCAATTGGCCCAGGGATCCCTGGAGGGGGTGCAGGTCTGGGGCCTCTGTGCCGACTCTCGCCAGGTACAGCCGGGGGATCTCTTCTTGGGGATGCCGGGATCCCGCGTGGATGGAGGTAGCTTCGTGGCCCAAGCCCTGGCGGCAGGGGCAGTGGCCGCCCTGATCTCCCAGGAGGCGTGGGAGAGCGTCAGCGGAGAGGCTGGATGGGGAAGTCAGCCCGTCCTGGTTTTGCCTCGCGCCAGCCTGAACAGGGCCGTGGCCCAGGTGGCGGCAGCTTTCTATGGGTTTCCCGCCCGCCAACTGACCTTGGTGGGGGTGACGGGCACCAATGGCAAAACCACCACCACCCACTTAATCGAACATTTGGTGCAAGCTGCCGGCCGCTCCGCGGCTTTGCTGGGCACTCTGTACAACCGCTGGCCTGGCTATAGCGAAGTGGCCTCCCACACCACCCTTTTTCCGCCTGAACTGCAGCGCAGCCTCAGGGAAGCCCAGAGAGCCGGGGCGGAGGTGGCGGTGATGGAGGTGAGCTCCCATGCTCTCGCTCAAGATCGGGTGTGGGGATGTTCCTTTGCCGCTGCCGTCTGGACCAACCTTACCCAGGATCACCTGGATTTCCACGGCAGCATGGAGAACTACTGGCAGGCCAAGGCCACCCTCTTCCGACAGGAGTATCTCCAAGGGCGGGCGGTGATCAACGCCGACGATGCTGGGGGACGGCGGCTCTTGCAAGCCATTCGGCCCGATCTGCAGCCCTGGGCCTACTCGCTGCAGCCCCTGCAGGGGATCCCCGGCCTCTGGCCCAGCAACGTTCAATTGCACCCCAGCGGCTTACAGGCGACGCTCCACACCCCCTCTGGCGCCTTTGCCGTGGCAGCCCCCCTGGTGGGATCCTTCAACCTGGCCAACCTGCTGGCGGCGGTGGGGGTAGCCCTGCACTTGGGGATCCCTGTCGAGATCATCCAGTCGGCCCTGCCCCACTTTCCGGGCGTACCGGGGCGGATGGAGCGGGTGACCCTGCCGGGGCAGGATATCGCGGTGATTGTGGACTATGCCCACACCCCCGACGGGCTGGAAAACCTGCTCAAGGCCCTGCGCTCCCAGGTGCAAGGTCAGCTTATCTGTGTCTTTGGCTGTGGGGGGGATCGGGATCGGGGCAAACGACCGCAGATGGGCCGCATTGCCGCCACCTGGGCCGATCAGGTGATTGTTACTTCCGACAACCCCCGCACCGAAGATCCCCAGCAGATCCTGCGGGATATTCTGGCCGGGATCCCTGGATCCCCCAGGGCGGTGGAGGTGGATCGGCGGCAGGCCATTCGCCTGGCCATCCTCGCAGCCCAGCCAGGGGATACGGTGGTCATTGCCGGCAAAGGCCATGAGGACTACCAGATCCTGGGCACCGAGAAGATTCACTTCGACGACCGAGAAGAAGCCCGCGCTGCCCTGGCCCTGAGGGAAAAAAGCCGGGGGTGA
- the carA gene encoding glutamine-hydrolyzing carbamoyl-phosphate synthase small subunit — MASPSLIPQEKTFPWQTRQPALLVLADGTSFAGWSFGAPGTAVGEVVFNTGMTGYQEVITDPSYRGQMVTFTCPELGNTGVNELDEESARPQVAGVIARNVSRLASSWRATSTLPHYLQQHGIPAIAGVDTRALARRLRSQGVMNGALSTETLDPQVLLERVRQAPSMQGLSLVAEVTTPQPYEWLEPTPADWDYGRSQGIPIPEPPLRVVALDFGVKRNILRRLTRYGCRVMVLPANASPEQILSYNPDGIFLSNGPGDPAAETTAIRTTQALLQTGKPLFGICLGHQILSLALGGSTYKLKFGHRGLNHPCGLDKQVEITSQNHGFAVDADSIPADGVVITYLNLNDRTVAGIRHRHLPLFSVQYHPEASPGPHDADHLFREFVELMLQHRSR, encoded by the coding sequence ATGGCTTCTCCTTCCCTGATCCCTCAGGAAAAAACTTTCCCTTGGCAAACTCGTCAGCCTGCTTTGCTGGTGCTGGCGGATGGCACTTCCTTTGCCGGTTGGTCTTTTGGGGCGCCGGGCACGGCGGTGGGCGAGGTGGTGTTTAACACGGGCATGACCGGCTACCAGGAGGTGATCACCGATCCTAGCTACCGGGGGCAGATGGTTACCTTCACCTGTCCGGAGCTGGGAAACACCGGAGTCAATGAGCTGGACGAAGAATCGGCTCGGCCCCAAGTCGCGGGGGTGATTGCCCGCAATGTATCGCGCTTGGCCAGCTCCTGGCGGGCTACTTCCACCCTTCCCCACTATCTGCAACAGCATGGGATCCCGGCCATTGCTGGGGTAGATACGCGGGCTTTGGCACGGCGGCTGCGCTCCCAGGGGGTGATGAACGGGGCCCTTTCCACGGAGACTTTGGATCCCCAGGTTTTGTTGGAGCGGGTGCGCCAGGCCCCTTCCATGCAGGGGTTGAGCTTGGTGGCGGAAGTTACTACTCCTCAACCCTACGAGTGGCTGGAACCTACCCCCGCCGACTGGGACTATGGGCGCAGCCAAGGGATCCCGATCCCGGAGCCGCCCCTGCGGGTGGTGGCCTTGGATTTCGGCGTTAAGCGCAACATTCTGCGCCGCCTCACCCGCTATGGCTGTCGGGTGATGGTGTTGCCGGCCAATGCCAGCCCGGAGCAGATTTTGAGTTACAACCCCGATGGGATCTTCCTCTCCAATGGGCCAGGGGATCCGGCGGCAGAGACCACGGCCATCCGCACCACCCAAGCTCTGCTGCAAACCGGGAAGCCCCTATTTGGGATTTGCCTGGGCCATCAGATCCTCAGCTTGGCCCTAGGGGGATCCACCTACAAGCTCAAGTTTGGCCACCGCGGCCTCAACCATCCCTGTGGGCTGGACAAGCAAGTGGAGATCACCAGCCAGAACCACGGGTTTGCGGTGGATGCCGACTCGATCCCTGCCGATGGGGTGGTAATCACCTACCTCAACTTGAATGACCGTACCGTGGCCGGGATCCGCCACCGTCACCTGCCCCTGTTTTCCGTGCAGTATCACCCGGAAGCCAGCCCCGGCCCCCACGACGCCGATCACCTCTTCCGCGAGTTCGTGGAGCTGATGCTGCAGCACCGCTCCCGTTAG
- a CDS encoding pilus assembly FimT family protein, with protein sequence MLASTSRFRRIAPAQMKGFTLVELLAVTVIIGILAALAVPSGINIWARIQLDDAQNKVERALRTARTNARASLLGRAWVVRVDNSEPNVPTLVIQDEQGLCDEPTPCQRVRLNNFVTVNSIFPDEVTSTLIAIPERSTLIAIPERSVEVMRSVEVEVIEKAPTFANGRPVFESDGRARQLDRFVVSSPDEVTSTLIAIPERSTLIAIPERSVEVMQSVEVEVIENAPTFANGGAVFESDGRARQLGRFVVSSTYSQGENRCVVVSTLIGTIRKDNDPACASRTDAED encoded by the coding sequence ATGTTGGCCTCGACGAGCAGATTCAGACGGATTGCACCTGCCCAGATGAAGGGCTTTACCCTGGTAGAACTCTTAGCGGTCACCGTCATCATCGGCATCTTGGCCGCGCTAGCCGTTCCCTCTGGGATCAATATCTGGGCGCGGATCCAGCTTGATGATGCGCAAAACAAGGTGGAGCGGGCTTTGCGCACCGCCCGCACCAATGCCAGGGCTTCTCTCTTGGGCCGAGCTTGGGTGGTGAGGGTGGACAATTCGGAGCCGAATGTACCGACTCTGGTTATTCAAGATGAGCAGGGCCTTTGCGATGAACCCACCCCCTGTCAGCGGGTGCGCCTGAATAATTTTGTAACCGTCAACAGTATCTTCCCTGATGAAGTGACATCCACTTTAATTGCCATACCAGAGCGGTCAACTTTAATTGCCATACCAGAGCGGTCAGTGGAGGTTATGCGGTCAGTGGAGGTTGAGGTTATAGAGAAAGCCCCCACCTTCGCCAACGGGAGGCCAGTTTTTGAATCCGATGGCCGCGCCCGTCAACTGGATCGCTTTGTGGTCAGCAGCCCTGATGAAGTGACATCCACTTTAATTGCCATACCAGAGCGGTCAACTTTAATTGCCATACCAGAGCGGTCAGTGGAGGTTATGCAGTCAGTGGAGGTTGAGGTTATAGAGAACGCCCCCACCTTCGCCAACGGGGGGGCAGTTTTTGAATCCGATGGCCGCGCCCGTCAACTGGGTCGCTTTGTAGTTAGCAGCACCTACTCCCAGGGCGAAAACCGCTGCGTGGTGGTGAGCACCTTGATAGGCACCATCCGCAAGGACAACGACCCGGCTTGTGCAAGTAGAACAGATGCAGAAGACTAG
- a CDS encoding PulJ/GspJ family protein translates to MFKVFRHRVYQSAGFTLIELLVSLVVASIFLLATGMIVIETMRVDREETGRTQVQAELTQAMQYIQQDLAEALYIYNDAEQPNGDGTPDLIQRLYTPGWIRRPNGAVPVVAFWKLNPIPRDCYQGPPTLQQIREGRVTLKERPTGISEADWDNIRSRRNIYTLVVYYLQRNYNNAGNPDGNTPWEGNARIARFELQPFNDTCIERSPFFRVDPDPYRQGFLDWPAEKDLQDLEQRGTPQEPIAAAGNRGPRLVTLVSNIFSSRQGSPQVAPACPQGYAFGGGKPNGVTFPGLGDNQNDVGFHVCVRQSVGADRPQDVIINITATAMERANPGLFRRYIRNATSVDAEQVSRYLTTMQTQVLARGVFNRQA, encoded by the coding sequence ATGTTCAAGGTTTTTCGCCACAGGGTTTACCAGAGTGCGGGGTTTACCCTCATCGAGCTTTTGGTGTCGCTGGTGGTAGCCTCGATCTTTCTGTTGGCCACGGGCATGATCGTCATTGAAACCATGCGGGTGGATCGGGAAGAGACAGGGCGCACCCAGGTGCAGGCAGAGCTGACCCAGGCCATGCAGTATATCCAGCAGGATCTGGCAGAGGCGCTTTACATCTACAACGATGCGGAACAGCCCAACGGAGACGGAACGCCAGATCTCATCCAAAGGCTTTACACCCCCGGCTGGATTCGCCGCCCCAATGGTGCCGTTCCGGTTGTCGCTTTTTGGAAGCTGAATCCGATCCCACGCGATTGCTATCAAGGCCCTCCGACCTTGCAACAAATTCGAGAAGGCCGAGTAACTTTGAAGGAGAGACCTACGGGTATTTCCGAAGCTGACTGGGATAACATCCGCAGCCGCCGCAACATCTATACCTTGGTTGTGTACTACTTGCAACGTAACTACAACAACGCCGGTAACCCAGACGGCAACACCCCCTGGGAGGGCAACGCGCGCATTGCTAGGTTTGAGTTGCAACCTTTTAATGATACATGCATTGAGCGCAGCCCATTCTTCAGGGTTGATCCCGATCCATATCGGCAAGGCTTCCTTGACTGGCCCGCTGAGAAGGATCTTCAAGATCTCGAGCAGAGGGGGACACCCCAGGAACCCATTGCCGCGGCAGGCAATCGAGGCCCTCGTCTTGTAACTCTGGTCTCCAATATCTTTAGCAGCCGGCAGGGCAGCCCGCAGGTTGCACCCGCTTGCCCGCAGGGCTATGCTTTTGGTGGCGGCAAGCCCAACGGCGTCACCTTCCCAGGGCTGGGAGATAACCAAAACGACGTGGGCTTCCATGTCTGCGTGCGGCAAAGCGTCGGCGCTGACCGACCGCAGGATGTGATCATCAACATCACCGCCACGGCCATGGAGCGGGCCAACCCTGGCCTTTTCCGTCGCTACATCCGAAATGCCACCAGCGTTGATGCGGAGCAGGTGTCGCGGTATCTGACGACAATGCAAACTCAGGTGTTGGCCCGTGGTGTGTTTAATCGTCAAGCCTAG
- a CDS encoding prepilin-type N-terminal cleavage/methylation domain-containing protein: MKKWRLLRQQLEAEGFTLIEVLASVVIVALAMAALAPALTLIAYRRAMTERIEVANQLARAEVDRIRTLVDLELAANPAAFQNPAQLARLPRIGASPLANTPPPADMDNPGPNYSIRLAEVRLPGRNPEVYVIQTFRDRGGECIDRRNNTVIPGVPCSFMMGVRVYHRFSFNPNTRQALPGLGIETVSANQNLANADVWLFPMASSIVEVNLAANLGDVCRAILADVQARGGIPTNNCNAFPLPSPSPTSL, translated from the coding sequence ATGAAAAAGTGGCGGCTTTTGCGGCAGCAATTGGAAGCAGAAGGCTTCACGCTCATTGAGGTCTTGGCCTCGGTGGTCATTGTGGCTTTGGCTATGGCCGCTCTTGCTCCTGCTCTCACCCTGATCGCCTACCGGCGGGCCATGACGGAGCGGATAGAAGTGGCCAATCAACTGGCCCGGGCTGAGGTGGATCGCATTCGCACTCTGGTTGACCTGGAACTGGCCGCCAACCCAGCTGCTTTCCAGAACCCGGCTCAGTTGGCTCGTCTGCCCAGGATTGGAGCAAGCCCCTTGGCCAATACCCCGCCTCCTGCTGATATGGACAACCCCGGCCCCAACTACTCCATTCGCCTGGCCGAAGTGCGGTTGCCGGGGCGAAACCCCGAGGTCTATGTCATCCAAACCTTTCGGGATAGGGGCGGGGAATGCATTGACCGACGCAACAACACCGTCATCCCAGGGGTGCCCTGCAGCTTTATGATGGGAGTCAGGGTCTACCATCGCTTTTCCTTTAACCCAAACACTCGGCAAGCTCTTCCTGGCCTGGGCATTGAGACGGTCTCCGCCAATCAGAACTTGGCCAATGCCGATGTGTGGCTCTTTCCCATGGCCAGCTCGATTGTGGAAGTCAACCTGGCTGCCAATTTGGGGGATGTTTGCCGGGCCATTTTGGCCGATGTTCAAGCTAGGGGTGGGATCCCGACCAACAACTGCAATGCCTTCCCGCTGCCCAGCCCAAGCCCTACCTCGCTTTGA